One genomic window of Phycisphaerales bacterium includes the following:
- a CDS encoding peptidoglycan recognition family protein — protein MPDHAPSRRHVLSGGLALGALVLVGCAPSRTRVSGPPSPVWPSRRRLGSGYPRDAEPGTTIDVPAPGGMPRVMPRSAWTGTQPTLALANRMGRIERITIHHDAMDAAGFRSAGEARQRLSDIQRAHLGNGWADIGYHYAIDPMGTVWAARPVQLQGAHVRDWNEHNLGIMMMGNFMYERPTPAALASLRSLVRSESARYRVPAARIGTHRELATTACPGDTLQRQVDLARSQRIAGFA, from the coding sequence ATGCCCGACCATGCTCCCTCCCGGCGGCACGTCCTCTCCGGCGGCCTGGCGCTCGGCGCCCTGGTTCTGGTCGGCTGCGCCCCGTCGCGGACGCGCGTATCGGGGCCTCCATCACCGGTCTGGCCTAGCAGGCGGCGCCTCGGCAGCGGGTACCCGCGCGACGCCGAGCCCGGCACGACGATCGACGTGCCGGCGCCGGGGGGCATGCCGCGGGTGATGCCGCGATCGGCCTGGACCGGCACGCAACCCACCCTCGCGCTGGCCAACCGCATGGGTCGGATCGAGCGAATCACCATCCACCACGACGCGATGGACGCCGCGGGCTTCCGCTCTGCTGGGGAAGCTCGCCAGCGGCTGAGCGACATCCAGCGGGCGCACCTTGGCAATGGCTGGGCCGACATCGGCTACCACTATGCCATCGACCCAATGGGCACGGTCTGGGCCGCTCGCCCCGTGCAGCTCCAGGGCGCCCACGTGCGCGACTGGAACGAGCACAACCTGGGCATCATGATGATGGGCAACTTCATGTACGAGCGCCCCACTCCCGCAGCGCTCGCGTCGCTCCGATCGCTGGTACGGAGCGAGAGCGCCCGCTACCGCGTGCCCGCCGCACGCATCGGCACGCATCGCGAACTCGCGACCACGGCCTGCCCGGGCGACACCCTCCAGCGCCAGGTTGATCTGGCCCGCAGCCAGCGCATCGCGGGCTTTGCCTGA
- a CDS encoding DUF481 domain-containing protein, whose translation MHESNKIRILTCAATAAMATFAQASDFGLPTIEFPYQETSPEAEGDQGVEGVEDSSGPASFWTGWTRSVEVGLNGSSGNSDSFDLRAIFETERETDELRTLFRGRYLYGEDDGRASENEARARGENDWKYPGERYFTFVFGVYEYDQFEDWDTRLQLFGGLGYDFLKERALLGGGQDRASLTGRVGGGVTREFGGSDDTWVPEGLIGLDFVWEINERNTFAAGTEVFPALDDFGEVRAVSFASYDVLLAEEADVRLRIGVEHEFDSNSGDAKENDVNYFLTILATF comes from the coding sequence ATGCACGAATCAAACAAAATCCGTATCCTGACGTGTGCTGCGACCGCGGCGATGGCGACCTTCGCTCAAGCGTCGGACTTCGGCCTGCCGACCATCGAATTCCCTTACCAAGAGACATCGCCCGAGGCGGAAGGCGATCAGGGCGTTGAGGGCGTCGAAGACTCCAGCGGGCCCGCGAGCTTCTGGACCGGCTGGACCCGGTCCGTCGAGGTCGGCCTGAACGGCTCGAGCGGCAACTCTGATTCATTCGACCTTCGCGCGATCTTCGAGACCGAGCGCGAAACCGACGAACTGCGAACCCTCTTCAGGGGACGGTACCTCTACGGCGAGGACGACGGCCGTGCCTCGGAGAACGAGGCGCGGGCCCGCGGCGAGAACGACTGGAAGTACCCCGGAGAGCGCTACTTCACCTTCGTGTTCGGCGTGTACGAGTACGACCAGTTCGAGGACTGGGACACGCGGCTACAGCTCTTCGGCGGCCTTGGATACGACTTCCTGAAGGAACGGGCCCTGCTCGGCGGGGGCCAGGATCGTGCGTCGCTCACGGGCCGCGTTGGTGGCGGCGTGACGCGAGAATTCGGCGGCTCGGACGACACCTGGGTTCCCGAGGGCCTCATTGGTCTGGACTTCGTCTGGGAGATCAACGAGCGAAACACTTTTGCCGCTGGTACCGAGGTGTTCCCGGCGCTCGACGACTTCGGCGAGGTTCGGGCCGTCAGCTTTGCGTCGTACGACGTGCTGCTGGCCGAGGAAGCCGACGTCCGCCTGCGGATCGGCGTTGAGCACGAGTTCGATTCGAACTCGGGCGACGCGAAGGAGAACGACGTGAACTACTTCTTGACGATCCTGGCGACGTTCTGA
- a CDS encoding mechanosensitive ion channel family protein: protein MLLQDEGAQTAATEGEATGAEGAQGDVTPPPSEFEQAATGLWSKVSAGQFDQITMAELWTILQPIVVAIVLIIIVLLVAKWAKSLTIKAITKARVEITLAKFFGNIVKWAIMVMGAVTILQTFGVEATSFAAVLAALGFAIGLALSGTLGNVAAGVMLLVFRPYRVGDVINVNGVTAKVDEIELFTTTFDTPDKRRIIMPNSSIFGNTIENVSHHATRRVDVSVGTAYDADIDKARETLLEAARNVEGRLPEEEPVVYLGGLGDSTIDWSVRVWVNSADYWAVKERLTRDVKYALDKADIGIPFPQRDVHVPNTIKVSLDKG from the coding sequence ATGTTGTTGCAAGATGAAGGTGCCCAGACGGCCGCGACCGAGGGCGAAGCGACCGGAGCGGAGGGCGCTCAGGGTGACGTGACGCCGCCGCCGTCGGAATTCGAGCAGGCCGCGACCGGGCTCTGGAGCAAGGTCAGCGCCGGCCAGTTCGACCAGATCACCATGGCCGAGCTATGGACGATCCTGCAGCCCATCGTGGTGGCGATCGTCCTGATCATCATCGTTCTGCTCGTGGCCAAGTGGGCCAAGAGCCTGACGATCAAGGCGATCACCAAGGCCCGCGTCGAGATTACGCTGGCCAAGTTCTTCGGCAATATCGTGAAGTGGGCCATCATGGTGATGGGCGCCGTCACGATCCTCCAGACCTTCGGCGTCGAGGCCACGAGCTTTGCTGCCGTGCTCGCGGCCCTCGGCTTTGCGATCGGTCTGGCGCTCTCGGGCACGCTGGGCAACGTCGCCGCCGGCGTCATGCTTTTGGTGTTCCGGCCCTACCGCGTCGGCGACGTCATCAACGTCAACGGCGTGACGGCGAAGGTTGACGAGATCGAACTCTTCACCACCACGTTCGATACGCCCGACAAGCGGCGGATCATCATGCCCAACAGCTCGATCTTCGGCAACACGATCGAAAACGTGTCGCACCACGCAACGCGCCGCGTCGATGTTTCGGTCGGCACCGCATACGACGCCGATATCGACAAGGCCCGCGAGACGCTCTTGGAAGCCGCCCGGAACGTCGAGGGTCGCTTGCCTGAGGAAGAGCCGGTGGTCTACCTGGGCGGACTCGGCGATTCGACGATCGACTGGTCGGTACGCGTCTGGGTGAACTCGGCCGATTACTGGGCCGTGAAGGAACGCCTGACGCGTGACGTGAAGTACGCGCTCGACAAGGCCGACATCGGCATCCCGTTCCCGCAGCGCGACGTCCACGTGCCCAACACGATCAAGGTCAGCCTCGACAAGGGCTGA